One stretch of Ostrinia nubilalis chromosome 11, ilOstNubi1.1, whole genome shotgun sequence DNA includes these proteins:
- the LOC135075967 gene encoding transferrin has product MALKKYIALVFLFVASVNCKQAYKICVAEQYLKACEEMLEVPTKSKAVLKCIPARDRMECLSYVQQRQADFVPVDPEDMYVASKIPNQDFVVFQEYRTDDEPDAEFRYEAVIVVHKDLPVNNLDQLKGLKSCHTGVNRNVGYKHRYSSHIQSSVLSRQMSHRQTEVNGLFQGAATKPEWFTNVLGLSEKIHHVADNIPIKPADYLKKANYTEVIERGHGPPEPVVRLCVTSNVALAKCRAMAVFAFSRDIRPQLDCIQEASEADCLKNVQDNGSDLASVDDSRVAAAAKKYNLHAVFHEVYGEKKKPNYAVAVVKRDSNIRKMEDLRGKSSDCFGRRLKSRSCSQEIQHPCMPRRKRLTTPLLSSSETPSATQESQPQPRNKYNQVNGDKKPNYAVAVVKRDSNIRKMEDLRGKRSCHNPYGSFSGLDAPLFYLINKKLINPDQCIKNLGDFFSGGVCLPGVDKAENNPRGDDVSNLKKQCSTDNSPVKCLEENRADVAFVSSADLPNFDKSKYLLVCLNTDAGGTSSFENFETCNIAMAPSRTWLSAKDFLSDVSIAHTPLSLAQLLADRTDLFNIYGEYLKNNNVIFNNAAKGLETTEKIDFEKFKAIHDVINNCGVA; this is encoded by the exons AtggcattaaaaaaatatatcgcgttagtttttttatttgtggccAGTGTTAACTGCAAACAAGCAt ACAAAATATGCGTGGCAGAACAATATTTGAAAGCATGCGAGGAAATGCTGGAAGTGCCGACCAAGAGCAAAGCAGTGCTGAAATGTATTCCAGCGAGAGATAg GATGGAATGTCTAAGCTACGTGCAGCAAAGGCAGGCGGACTTCGTGCCCGTGGACCCTGAGGATATGTACGTGGCCTCCAAGATCCCCAACCAGGACTTCGTGGTCTTCCAAGAGTACAGGACTGATGATGAGCCAGATG cGGAGTTCCGTTACGAAGCTGTGATAGTGGTCCACAAGGATCTTCCCGTCAACAACTTGGACCAACTGAAGGGACTCAAGTCGTGCCATACTGGAGTCAACAGGAACGTTGGATATAAG CATAGATACTCGTCTCATATTCAGAGCTCGGTCTTGTCCCGCCAGATGTCACACAGGCAGACAGAGG TTAATGGTTTGTTCCAAGGTGCCGCCACCAAACCGGAATGGTTCACCAACGTGTTGGGGCTATCAGAGAAGATTCACCACGTGGCTGACAACATCCCCATCAAGCCAGCCGACTACTTGAAGAAAGCCAACTACACCGAGGTCATTGAGAGAGGGCATGGACCTCCAGAACCAGTTGTCAG GCTCTGCGTAACTTCCAACGTGGCTCTCGCGAAGTGCCGCGCTATGGCCGTCTTCGCCTTCAGTCGCGACATCAGACCCCAACTGGACTGCATACAGGAGGCGTCGGAGGCCGACTGTTTGAAGAAC GTGCAAGACAATGGCTCGGATCTCGCTTCGGTAGACGACTCAAGAGTCGCAGCCGCAGCCAAGAAGTACAATCTCCACGCGGTGTTCCACGAGGTGTATGGCGAGAAGAAGAAGCCTAACTACGCCGTTGCTGTCGTCAAGCGAGACTCCAATATCAGAAAGATGGAGGATTTGAGGGGCAAAAG CTCAGACTGCTTCGGTAGACGACTCAAGAGTCGCAGCTGCAGCCAAGAAATACAACACCCGTGTATGCCGAGAAGAAAACGTCTAACTACGCCGTTGCTGTCGTCAAGCGAGACTCCA TCGGCTACTCAAGAGTCGCAGCCGCAGCCTAGAAATAAGTACAACCAGGTGAATGGTGACAAGAAGCCTAACTACGCCGTTGCTGTCGTCAAGCGAGACTCCAATATCAGAAAGATGGAGGATTTGAGGGGCAAAAG ATCTTGCCACAATCCCTACGGAAGCTTCAGCGGCCTGGACGCACCCTTGTTCTACCTTATCAACAAAAAACTCATCAACCCCGATCAG TGTATCAAAAACCTTGGCGACTTTTTCTCTGGCGGTGTCTGTCTGCCAGGTGTCGACAAAGCCGAAAACAATCCACGTG GTGACGATGTCTCAAATCTGAAGAAGCAGTGCTCCACTGATAACAGCCCAGTGAAGTGCCTTGAAGAAAACCGTGCTGACGTCGCTTTCGTATCAA gtgCCGATTTACCAAACTTTGACAAGTCAAAGTACTTGTTGGTTTGCTTAAACACAGATGCAGGTGGCACGAGCTCGTTTGAGAACTTCGAAACTTGCAACATCGCCATGGCCCCCTCGAGAACCTGGTTGTCAGCTAAAGACTTCTTGTCAGATGTCTCCATAGCCCACACTCCGTTGAGTCTAGCACAACTTTTGGCTGATAGAACTGATCTATTCAACATTTACGGAGAATACTTGaagaataataatgttattttcaaT AATGCTGCCAAAGGCTTGGAAACTACAGAAAAAATTGACTTCGAGAAATTCAAGGCAATACATGATGTTATCAACAATTGCGGAGTTGCTTAA
- the LOC135076149 gene encoding succinate dehydrogenase cytochrome b560 subunit, mitochondrial-like: protein MAFYSCSRLGTKSLLSTLGRFPATLSSVNYAQAAAGVPKVTYKKFEPSQLEHHDVRNERLKRPMSPHLTIYAPQLTSMTSITHRVAGMILSGYASVLGIGILVLPNDISHYITMIEGLNLSPATLFLAKALIAAPLGYHFANGIRHLYWDTAKGLTIKEVYATGYAMLAASVVITLILAAL from the exons ATGGCGTTCTACAGCTGCAGCAG GTTAGGCACAAAGTCTTTGCTATCAACTTTAGGCAGGTTTCCTGCTACGTTGAGCTCTGTGAACTACGCCCAGGCAGCGGCTGGAGTGCCTAAAGTGACTTACAAAAAGTTTGAGCCTTCCCAACTTGAGCATCATGATGTCAGAAACGAACGACTCAAGCGCCCCATGTCCCCACATCTGACCATCTACGCCCCACAGTTGACTAGCATGACTAGTATCACACATAGAGTTGCAG GTATGATTCTCTCTGGATATGCCAGCGTTCTTGGTATCGGAATCTTGGTGTTGCCAAACGACATTTCCCACTACATCACCATGATCGAAGGCCTCAACCTGTCCCCAGCGACACTTTTCTTAGCAAAAGCATTAATCGCAGCCCCTCTTGGATACCACTTTGCTAACGGTATCAGACATCTCTACTGGGACACCGCCAAAGGTCTAACAATTAAGGAAGTTTACGCTACTGGATACGCAATGCTGGCAGCATCCGTTGTAATAACCCTGATCTTAGCTGCATTATAA
- the LOC135076077 gene encoding acylphosphatase-2-like, which yields MFRLLILTTVTSVFRAECSTAATVATTMKAADFEVFGRVQGVFFRKHTKQEADKLGLRGWCKNTSQGTVLGHMQGPTDKVETMMHWLKSTGSPSSQIDKAEFRNQKEIDEYTFDDFSIIREKRD from the exons ATGTTTCGTCTATTAATTCTAACTACGGTGACTAGCGTGTTCAGAGCAGAGTGCAGTACAGCAGCCACTGTAGCCACCACCATGAAAGCCGCTGATTTTGAGGTGTTCGGCCGGGTGCAAGGTGTATTTTTCCGaaag caCACAAAGCAAGAAGCGGATAAGCTTGGTCTACGCGGCTGGTGCAAGAACACCAGTCAGGGCACAGTCCTGGGGCACATGCAAGGGCCAACAGACAAGGTGGAAACTAT GATGCACTGGCTCAAATCCACTGGAAGCCCCAGCAGCCAAATAGATAAAGCGGAATTTAGAAACCAGAAGGAAATCGATGAATACACCTTCGATGATTTCAGTATTATTAGGGAAAAGAgagattaa